A genome region from Planctomycetota bacterium includes the following:
- a CDS encoding MFS transporter, with translation MRTGSLLVIFLTVFIDLLGFGIVLPLLPVYGKQFALSDGLSAKETGWTIGLLMSSFSAMQFLFMPLWGRLSDRIGRRPVLMIGLTGSTACYALFGVATTMHSLVLLFVARIGAGIAGATISTAQAYIADTTTKENRAKGMALIGAAFALGFTLGPMLGAVSLVVGGETSMSPWPGYVAAILSGGALALAIFLLPESHHPGEASEVREQAGLAGLRTALSIPTIGALLLTSFIAIFSFAIFESSLSLQIDRIVADHFKDGSVSGALQFIFTKAKGFGYSGHEQLREIAIYSAFTYLGIVLTLAQGFLVRRLAGKLPETTLALTGGVIALAGFVGLAWSAWRGSFDWLLVTMAVEVTGFAMVNPALQALISRRSSPEQQGGILGVVQSAASLGRILGPAVAVPLFTVAPAAPYATSIVVLTLALGLLVTAARGGQDYVAPA, from the coding sequence ATGCGCACCGGTTCGCTGCTGGTCATCTTTCTCACCGTCTTCATCGACTTGCTCGGCTTTGGCATCGTGTTGCCCCTGCTGCCGGTCTATGGCAAGCAATTCGCTCTGAGCGACGGACTGTCGGCCAAGGAAACGGGCTGGACGATTGGGCTGTTGATGTCGAGCTTCTCGGCCATGCAGTTTCTGTTCATGCCGCTGTGGGGGCGACTGTCCGATCGGATCGGCCGCCGGCCCGTGTTGATGATCGGCCTGACAGGCTCGACCGCTTGCTACGCGCTGTTCGGCGTAGCCACGACGATGCATAGCCTGGTGCTGCTGTTCGTGGCCCGCATCGGCGCTGGCATTGCCGGGGCCACGATCTCGACGGCCCAGGCCTACATTGCCGACACCACCACCAAGGAAAACCGCGCCAAGGGAATGGCCCTGATCGGCGCGGCCTTCGCGCTCGGCTTCACGTTGGGGCCGATGTTGGGGGCCGTGTCGCTGGTGGTCGGAGGCGAAACATCGATGAGCCCCTGGCCCGGCTACGTGGCGGCGATCCTGTCGGGCGGGGCGCTGGCCCTGGCGATCTTTTTGTTGCCTGAGTCGCATCATCCCGGCGAGGCGAGCGAAGTTCGCGAACAAGCCGGCCTGGCGGGCCTGCGCACGGCGCTTTCCATTCCCACCATTGGCGCGCTGCTGCTGACATCGTTCATCGCGATCTTTTCGTTCGCGATCTTCGAGTCGAGTTTATCGCTGCAGATCGATCGCATCGTGGCCGATCATTTTAAGGACGGCAGCGTCAGCGGTGCTTTGCAATTCATCTTCACCAAGGCCAAAGGCTTCGGCTACTCGGGGCACGAGCAACTACGCGAGATCGCCATCTACTCGGCCTTCACCTACTTGGGGATCGTGCTGACCTTGGCCCAGGGATTCTTGGTCCGCCGACTGGCGGGCAAGTTACCCGAGACGACGCTGGCCCTTACTGGCGGCGTGATCGCGCTGGCGGGTTTTGTCGGGTTGGCCTGGAGCGCCTGGCGCGGCAGCTTCGACTGGCTGCTGGTGACGATGGCGGTCGAAGTGACCGGCTTTGCGATGGTCAACCCAGCGCTCCAGGCGCTGATCTCGCGGCGCAGCAGTCCGGAGCAGCAAGGGGGCATTTTGGGCGTGGTGCAAAGCGCCGCGTCGCTAGGGCGGATCTTGGGACCGGCTGTTGCCGTACCCCTCTTCACCGTCGCGCCAGCCGCGCCCTATGCGACGTCGATCGTCGTGCTAACGCTCGCGCTGGGACTGCTCGTCACGGCGGCGCGCGGCGGGCAAGACTACGTCGCCCCAGCGTGA
- a CDS encoding hydantoinase B/oxoprolinase family protein, with amino-acid sequence MTRPERLPQFWLDVGGTFTDCFLQHPDGRLERAKVLSSGVTKGSACAGSTKAIIVDSSRRSEAADFWRGYRLRLLDQSGAAVAEADVAEFDATAGALHLTSPLSIAPAVGQAYELTAGEESPLLGIRRLLGLRLDQPVPPCLVRLGTTRGTNALLTRRGARTALVTTAGLGDILHIGYQNRPKLFERTIRKHQPLFSAVVEIEERLAADGSVLQAPDLEAVRQQLQALQDSGVESLAVCLLHAYREPVHEQLVAQVARDVGFRQISLSSEVAPLARIVARGDTTVVDAYLTPVLRDYVERLRASLGPVVQLRLMTSAGSLVRAEQFSGKDAILSGPAGGVVGFTHAAQRAGFTRAIGFDMGGTSTDVARFDGHFDYEYETEKAGVRIVAPMLAVHTVAAGGGSICDFDGVKLSVGPQSGGAEPGPACYGRGGPLCVTDVNLFLGRIVPEAFPFPLDRVAVARRLDELIERIATAAGTRYTREDLCEGYLRVANGNMARAVQAISLARGYDPREYLLVAFGGAAGQHACAVAHELGMTRVQVPDDASLLSAHGIGHAQIARHRVAPVYQPFNADSLADVERQFAKLAGAAQAEVEAEAEAFERIEVRRSLDLRYRGLDTALTVDEPGDGRWTEAYEAAHERLFGYRQQSPQFEIVATRVEVIGHTLLHDPAPTASASATAATPSGSIDGWFAGHRGTTPIFRRETLAAGATVTGPALVVDVHTVTVVEPGWTLRVHDRGGLILEADSTARGKQATGDSQNHGAIDPAIADPVWLEVFNRQFAAIAEQMGITLRQTARSVNVKERLDFSCAIFTRDGDLVVNAPHIPVHLGAMSETVRRALADNPDLAPGDVIVTNDPYRGGSHLPDVTVVTPIHSADGRELQFVVASRAHHAEIGGSRPGSMPPFSHTLGEEGVLIRNFRLFERGQPRWEQLAELLRSGRYPSRAVDDNLADIAAQLAANRQGVRDLERLVARYGWPIVSAYMRHIQQAASRKMRAALARLPRGDHRFVDHLDDGSPIALCVTIQEATSDDAPLALFDFAGTGPVLQGNLNANRAIVTAAVMYSLRLLIDEDIPLNQGVLEPVRITIPNCLLNPTEGVDPAESPAVVGGNVETSQRVVDVVLGALGIAAASQGTMNNLLFGDETFGYYETICGGSGATAEGPGADAVQVHMTNTRLTDPEILELRYPIRLRRFAIRHGSGGAGANRGGDGVLREIEFLRPLEVSILSERRGPYAPYGIAGGQPGQLGVNSLRRAGASIEAPEEILPAKVQLRVGKCDRLTVHTPGGGGYGKPKS; translated from the coding sequence ATGACTCGACCCGAGCGGCTTCCCCAGTTCTGGCTCGACGTCGGGGGCACCTTCACCGATTGCTTCCTGCAACATCCCGACGGCCGGCTCGAGCGGGCCAAGGTGCTCAGTTCGGGCGTCACCAAAGGCTCGGCCTGCGCAGGCTCGACGAAAGCGATCATTGTCGATTCTTCGCGCAGGAGCGAAGCGGCGGACTTTTGGCGCGGCTATCGGCTGCGCCTGCTCGATCAGTCGGGCGCTGCGGTGGCCGAAGCCGACGTCGCCGAGTTCGACGCGACTGCCGGCGCGTTGCATTTGACCAGTCCGCTGTCGATCGCGCCGGCCGTGGGACAGGCCTACGAGTTGACCGCCGGAGAAGAGTCGCCCTTATTGGGGATTCGCCGGCTGCTCGGCCTGCGTCTCGATCAGCCGGTGCCGCCATGCCTGGTTCGCTTGGGGACCACGCGCGGCACCAACGCGCTGCTCACGCGCCGCGGGGCGCGAACGGCTCTGGTGACCACGGCGGGGCTGGGCGACATCCTGCACATTGGCTACCAAAACCGCCCCAAACTTTTCGAGCGGACCATCCGCAAGCATCAGCCGCTGTTCAGCGCCGTGGTCGAGATCGAGGAGCGCCTGGCCGCCGACGGCAGTGTGTTGCAAGCCCCCGATCTCGAAGCGGTGCGTCAGCAGTTGCAGGCCCTCCAAGACTCCGGCGTCGAATCGCTGGCCGTTTGCCTGCTGCACGCTTATCGCGAACCGGTCCACGAGCAGTTGGTGGCACAGGTCGCGCGAGATGTCGGCTTTCGCCAGATCAGTCTGAGCAGCGAAGTCGCTCCGCTGGCGCGGATTGTGGCCCGTGGCGATACCACCGTGGTCGACGCCTATCTGACGCCAGTGCTGCGCGACTATGTCGAACGGTTGCGCGCGTCACTCGGCCCTGTCGTTCAGCTTCGCTTGATGACCAGCGCCGGCAGCCTGGTCCGGGCCGAGCAGTTCTCGGGCAAGGACGCGATTTTGTCCGGGCCCGCAGGGGGAGTGGTCGGCTTTACGCATGCGGCCCAGCGGGCTGGGTTCACGCGCGCGATCGGTTTCGACATGGGGGGAACCAGCACCGACGTGGCTCGGTTCGACGGCCACTTCGACTATGAATACGAAACCGAGAAAGCCGGCGTGCGGATCGTCGCGCCGATGTTGGCCGTGCATACCGTGGCCGCCGGCGGCGGGAGCATCTGCGACTTTGACGGCGTGAAGCTGTCAGTCGGCCCGCAAAGCGGCGGCGCCGAGCCCGGGCCGGCCTGTTACGGCCGTGGCGGGCCGCTGTGCGTGACCGATGTAAACCTGTTTCTCGGTCGCATCGTCCCCGAGGCATTTCCGTTTCCGCTCGATCGCGTGGCCGTCGCGCGGCGGCTGGACGAGTTGATCGAGCGCATCGCGACCGCGGCGGGCACGCGGTACACGCGCGAGGATCTGTGCGAGGGATACCTGCGCGTGGCCAACGGCAACATGGCGCGGGCCGTGCAGGCGATCTCGCTGGCTCGCGGCTATGACCCGCGCGAGTATCTGCTGGTGGCGTTTGGCGGCGCGGCCGGGCAACACGCCTGCGCCGTGGCGCACGAGTTGGGGATGACGCGCGTGCAAGTGCCCGACGACGCCAGCTTGCTCAGCGCCCACGGCATCGGCCACGCGCAAATCGCTCGGCACCGGGTCGCGCCAGTCTATCAGCCCTTCAACGCCGACTCGCTGGCCGACGTGGAGCGGCAGTTCGCCAAGTTGGCCGGCGCGGCCCAAGCCGAGGTCGAAGCCGAAGCCGAGGCATTCGAGCGGATCGAAGTGCGGCGGTCGCTCGATCTGCGCTATCGGGGACTCGACACCGCCCTGACGGTCGACGAGCCCGGCGACGGCCGCTGGACCGAGGCGTACGAAGCGGCCCACGAACGGCTGTTCGGCTATCGGCAACAGTCACCGCAGTTTGAAATCGTGGCCACCCGCGTCGAAGTGATTGGTCATACCCTGCTGCACGATCCAGCCCCGACCGCTAGCGCATCTGCAACGGCCGCGACACCCAGCGGGTCGATTGACGGCTGGTTCGCCGGTCATCGAGGCACGACGCCAATCTTCCGGCGCGAAACACTCGCCGCGGGCGCAACCGTCACCGGGCCGGCGCTCGTCGTCGATGTTCATACGGTCACGGTCGTCGAACCGGGCTGGACGTTGCGCGTCCATGATCGTGGCGGCTTGATCCTGGAAGCGGACTCGACTGCTCGTGGAAAGCAAGCGACGGGTGATTCGCAAAACCACGGGGCCATCGACCCTGCGATTGCCGATCCGGTCTGGCTCGAAGTTTTCAATCGCCAGTTTGCCGCGATTGCCGAGCAGATGGGCATCACGCTGCGCCAGACCGCGCGGAGCGTGAACGTCAAGGAACGGCTCGATTTCAGTTGCGCCATATTCACGCGCGACGGCGATCTGGTCGTCAATGCCCCGCATATTCCCGTACACCTGGGGGCGATGAGCGAAACGGTTCGCCGCGCGCTGGCCGACAATCCTGACCTGGCGCCCGGCGACGTGATCGTGACCAACGATCCTTATCGGGGCGGCTCGCACCTGCCCGACGTGACGGTGGTCACGCCGATTCACTCGGCCGACGGTCGCGAGCTGCAATTCGTCGTCGCCAGTCGCGCCCATCACGCCGAGATCGGTGGCAGCCGGCCGGGCTCGATGCCCCCGTTCTCGCACACGCTCGGCGAAGAAGGAGTGTTGATCCGCAACTTCCGCTTGTTCGAGCGCGGACAGCCACGCTGGGAACAACTAGCCGAGTTGTTGCGCTCGGGGCGGTATCCCTCGCGGGCGGTCGACGACAACCTGGCCGACATCGCGGCGCAACTGGCGGCCAATCGGCAAGGCGTGCGCGACCTCGAACGATTGGTGGCCCGCTATGGTTGGCCCATCGTGTCGGCTTACATGCGTCACATCCAGCAAGCGGCGTCGCGAAAGATGCGCGCGGCCCTGGCGCGTTTGCCCCGCGGGGATCATCGCTTCGTCGATCATCTGGACGATGGCTCTCCGATCGCGCTATGCGTGACCATTCAAGAGGCGACGTCCGACGACGCGCCATTGGCCTTGTTCGATTTCGCCGGAACCGGGCCGGTGCTGCAGGGAAACTTGAACGCCAATCGGGCGATCGTGACCGCGGCCGTGATGTATTCACTTCGCCTGCTGATCGACGAGGACATTCCCTTAAATCAGGGGGTGCTGGAGCCGGTTCGTATCACGATTCCCAACTGTCTCCTCAATCCGACCGAGGGAGTCGACCCGGCCGAAAGCCCCGCCGTGGTGGGTGGCAACGTCGAGACATCGCAGCGCGTAGTCGACGTGGTCTTGGGAGCGCTGGGCATCGCCGCGGCCAGCCAGGGGACGATGAACAATCTGTTGTTTGGGGACGAGACTTTCGGCTACTACGAAACGATTTGCGGAGGCAGCGGCGCGACGGCCGAAGGCCCCGGCGCCGACGCGGTGCAGGTCCATATGACCAATACGCGGCTGACCGACCCCGAGATTCTGGAGTTGCGCTATCCGATCCGCTTGCGCCGTTTTGCCATTCGCCATGGTTCGGGTGGCGCGGGGGCCAATCGCGGCGGCGATGGTGTGTTGCGCGAGATCGAATTCTTGCGCCCGCTGGAGGTTTCGATCTTGTCCGAACGTCGTGGCCCGTACGCTCCTTACGGCATCGCTGGCGGCCAGCCTGGGCAACTCGGCGTGAACTCACTTCGTCGTGCTGGCGCGAGCATCGAAGCGCCCGAAGAAATCTTGCCGGCGAAGGTTCAACTGCGTGTTGGCAAGTGCGACAGACTGACGGTCCATACTCCGGGGGGCGGTGGTTATGGAAAGCCGAAGTCGTGA
- a CDS encoding PQQ-binding-like beta-propeller repeat protein, producing the protein MFAALLASYPPASAAEPEWTRFRGPNGTGLSEAKDIPTTWTDADYNWTTTLPGVGHSSPVIWRQRVFLINSVEETAERIVICVDTESGKILWERRFPSSVHKKHLLNSFASATPAVDQDHLYCSWSSPEEYTILALDHAGRDVWRVNLGPVISQHSTAVSPVVFDGMVILGNDQDGIGKDSPVAGVSFLVALDCKDGHERWRTKRENAVVSYSTPCVRRLPGGKVEMIFNSQAHGITAIDPYTGAVRWELPVLDKRSVSSPVMAAGLIFGSTGSGGGGNYVAAVRPGNPPELAYKITKMAPYVPTLLAKDGLLFMWGDQGVVSCADAATGDIIWRERCNGKYSGSPICVRDHLYCLADDGTVVVIKASRDFEQVARITLGEEARSTPSVADGRIYFRTVSHLYSLGGKKVLSAR; encoded by the coding sequence ATGTTTGCTGCTCTCCTTGCATCCTATCCGCCCGCCAGCGCGGCCGAGCCCGAGTGGACGCGCTTTCGCGGTCCCAACGGCACCGGCCTGAGCGAAGCCAAGGACATTCCCACCACCTGGACCGACGCCGACTACAACTGGACGACCACCCTGCCGGGCGTGGGGCACTCGTCGCCGGTCATCTGGAGGCAGCGAGTGTTTCTGATCAACTCGGTCGAGGAAACGGCCGAGCGAATCGTGATTTGCGTTGACACCGAGTCAGGCAAAATCCTCTGGGAGCGCCGCTTCCCGTCGTCGGTACACAAGAAGCATTTGCTCAATAGCTTCGCGTCGGCCACGCCGGCGGTCGACCAAGATCACCTCTACTGCAGTTGGTCGTCGCCTGAAGAGTACACGATCCTCGCGCTCGACCACGCCGGGCGCGACGTCTGGCGAGTGAACCTGGGTCCGGTAATCAGTCAGCACAGCACCGCCGTTTCGCCCGTGGTGTTCGACGGGATGGTGATTCTCGGGAACGACCAGGACGGCATCGGCAAGGACAGCCCCGTTGCCGGGGTCAGCTTTCTGGTCGCGCTCGACTGTAAAGACGGTCACGAGCGCTGGCGCACCAAGCGCGAGAACGCGGTCGTCAGTTACTCGACCCCCTGCGTGCGGCGCTTGCCCGGCGGCAAAGTGGAAATGATCTTTAACAGCCAGGCCCACGGCATCACCGCCATCGATCCCTACACCGGCGCGGTGCGCTGGGAATTGCCGGTCTTGGACAAGCGCTCGGTCAGCTCGCCCGTCATGGCGGCCGGGCTGATCTTCGGCAGCACGGGCTCCGGCGGCGGCGGGAACTACGTGGCGGCCGTGCGACCGGGCAACCCGCCCGAGTTGGCGTATAAGATCACCAAGATGGCGCCCTATGTGCCGACGCTGTTGGCCAAAGACGGGCTGCTGTTCATGTGGGGCGATCAAGGGGTGGTCAGTTGCGCCGACGCCGCCACCGGCGACATCATTTGGCGCGAGCGCTGCAACGGCAAATACTCCGGCTCACCGATCTGTGTCCGCGATCACTTGTACTGTCTGGCCGATGACGGCACCGTCGTCGTCATCAAAGCGTCGCGCGACTTCGAGCAAGTGGCGCGGATTACCTTGGGCGAAGAAGCGCGTTCGACGCCGTCGGTAGCCGACGGGCGGATTTACTTCCGCACCGTCTCGCACTTGTACTCGCTGGGGGGCAAGAAAGTCCTCAGCGCCCGCTAG
- the folD gene encoding bifunctional methylenetetrahydrofolate dehydrogenase/methenyltetrahydrofolate cyclohydrolase FolD — protein sequence MAARILDGKALAQQIQAELAAQVTEFLNEDGLHPCLAAVLVGENPASEVYVRNKRLACERVGIDSQLHRLPATATQDELLDLIYRLNTDERVNGILVQLPVPAQIDTQRVLQAVDPLKDVDAFHPENVGLLVQGHARYLPCTPHGVLQLLQRNNIPLAGQHVVIVGRSDIVGKPLANMLVQRGIDATITICHSRTRDLPAVTRLADILVVAIGQARFVTADMVRPGAVVIDVGMNRAADGLCGDVDYAGVSQVASAITPVPGGVGPLTVTMLLHNTFEAAKIQQE from the coding sequence TTGGCAGCGCGCATTCTCGACGGCAAGGCCCTGGCCCAGCAGATTCAGGCCGAATTGGCCGCCCAAGTGACCGAGTTTCTCAACGAAGACGGGCTGCACCCCTGCTTGGCCGCGGTTCTGGTCGGCGAGAACCCCGCCAGCGAAGTCTATGTCCGCAACAAGCGGCTGGCTTGCGAGCGGGTGGGCATCGATAGTCAACTGCACCGGCTGCCCGCCACGGCCACTCAAGACGAGCTGCTCGATCTGATCTACCGACTCAACACCGACGAGCGCGTGAACGGCATCCTCGTTCAATTGCCTGTCCCAGCACAGATCGATACCCAGCGGGTGTTGCAGGCGGTCGACCCCTTGAAAGACGTCGACGCGTTCCATCCCGAGAATGTCGGCCTCCTGGTCCAGGGCCACGCCCGCTACTTGCCATGCACGCCGCACGGGGTGTTGCAGTTGTTGCAGCGCAACAACATTCCGCTGGCCGGTCAACACGTCGTAATCGTCGGCCGCAGCGACATCGTGGGCAAGCCGTTGGCCAACATGCTGGTCCAACGCGGCATCGACGCCACGATCACCATTTGCCACAGTCGCACGCGCGATTTGCCAGCGGTCACACGACTGGCTGACATTCTCGTGGTGGCGATCGGCCAGGCTCGTTTCGTCACCGCCGATATGGTGCGCCCGGGCGCGGTCGTGATCGACGTGGGAATGAACCGCGCGGCCGACGGCCTGTGCGGCGATGTCGATTACGCCGGTGTCAGCCAGGTGGCCAGCGCCATCACGCCCGTCCCCGGCGGTGTCGGCCCGCTGACCGTGACGATGCTGCTGCACAACACCTTCGAAGCGGCGAAAATCCAGCAGGAATAG
- a CDS encoding NADPH-dependent assimilatory sulfite reductase hemoprotein subunit yields the protein MSTEEQEKLSPVEHMKVGSNFLRGEISSELIDENDFFSKDSIQLLKNHGTYQQDNRDARAASRAAGGGKADKSYIFMVRTKVPGGKLTSAQMLAELSIADELANGTLRITSRQGLQHHGVLKSDLKSTIQRIHEVKLSTLAACGDVERNVMCCPAPHAHDTIHQELQALADRLAEHLCPRTRAYYDIWLRDLDSGEEEKVGESPEAEVEPIYGPTYLPRKFKTAIGLPDDNCVDLYANDLGLMAVVEHGKIIGYNFLVGGGMGVIPSAKKTFPAVAKRMAFVRPEHVVDVATAVIMVQRDYGNRADRKIARLKYLIHNEGLDWFKAKVEEYAGLTLDPPHPADVKRVENHLGWHEQGDGRWYYGLNVENGRILDGHLSNGTYLELKTALREICTTLKPDIRLTAIQNILFTNVAAADREKLEAILKQHHVKLSNEYSTVRSWSMACVAWPTCGLAITESERALPGVIDQLDAELAKLGLSDEVFSVHMTGCPNGCARPYNCDVGLVGKTAGKYTILVGGRTLGDRLNFIYKDLVPGEEIVQELTPLLTFFKQERQPGEVFGDFCQRQGAEKLAAWAADFVAG from the coding sequence ATGTCCACCGAAGAACAGGAAAAACTCAGCCCTGTCGAGCACATGAAGGTCGGCAGCAACTTTCTCCGCGGAGAAATTAGCAGTGAGCTGATCGACGAAAACGACTTCTTCAGCAAGGACAGCATCCAACTGCTGAAGAACCACGGCACCTACCAGCAAGACAATCGCGACGCCCGGGCGGCCTCGCGCGCGGCCGGCGGTGGCAAGGCCGACAAGTCGTACATCTTCATGGTGCGGACCAAGGTTCCCGGCGGCAAGCTGACCAGCGCCCAGATGCTGGCCGAACTGAGCATTGCCGACGAGCTGGCCAACGGGACGCTGCGCATCACCAGCCGGCAAGGGTTGCAACACCACGGCGTGCTGAAGTCGGACTTGAAGTCGACAATCCAGCGGATACACGAAGTCAAATTGTCGACGTTGGCCGCCTGCGGCGACGTCGAGCGCAATGTGATGTGCTGCCCGGCACCCCACGCGCACGACACGATTCACCAAGAGCTGCAAGCGTTGGCCGATCGGTTGGCCGAGCACCTGTGCCCGCGGACGCGCGCGTATTACGACATCTGGCTGCGCGATCTCGACAGCGGCGAGGAAGAGAAAGTCGGCGAATCCCCCGAAGCCGAGGTCGAGCCTATCTACGGCCCGACGTATTTGCCGCGCAAGTTCAAAACGGCCATCGGCCTGCCCGACGACAACTGCGTCGATCTGTACGCCAACGACTTGGGGCTGATGGCGGTCGTCGAGCACGGCAAGATCATTGGTTACAACTTCCTGGTCGGCGGCGGCATGGGCGTGATCCCCAGCGCCAAGAAGACGTTCCCCGCCGTGGCCAAGCGAATGGCGTTCGTGCGCCCCGAGCACGTGGTCGACGTGGCCACCGCCGTGATCATGGTCCAACGCGATTACGGCAACCGGGCCGATCGCAAGATCGCGCGGTTGAAATACCTGATCCACAACGAGGGGCTCGACTGGTTCAAAGCCAAGGTCGAGGAATACGCAGGTCTGACGCTCGATCCACCTCACCCGGCCGACGTCAAGCGCGTCGAAAACCACCTGGGCTGGCACGAACAAGGAGACGGCCGCTGGTATTACGGCCTGAATGTCGAGAATGGCCGCATTCTGGACGGGCATCTGTCGAACGGGACGTACTTGGAGCTGAAAACCGCGCTGCGGGAAATCTGCACCACGCTCAAGCCCGACATCCGCCTGACGGCGATCCAAAACATTCTGTTCACAAACGTCGCGGCCGCCGATCGCGAGAAGCTCGAAGCGATTCTCAAGCAGCATCACGTCAAGCTCTCAAACGAATACAGCACCGTGCGCAGTTGGTCGATGGCGTGCGTCGCCTGGCCCACCTGCGGCTTGGCGATCACCGAAAGCGAACGCGCGCTGCCCGGCGTGATCGATCAGCTTGATGCCGAACTCGCCAAGCTGGGCCTCTCGGACGAAGTTTTTTCCGTCCACATGACCGGCTGCCCCAACGGCTGTGCGAGGCCTTACAATTGTGACGTCGGCCTGGTCGGCAAGACGGCTGGCAAGTACACGATCCTTGTCGGTGGCCGCACGCTCGGCGATCGGTTGAACTTCATCTACAAGGATCTCGTGCCGGGCGAAGAGATCGTCCAGGAGCTGACACCGCTGTTGACGTTCTTCAAGCAAGAGCGTCAGCCAGGGGAAGTGTTCGGCGACTTCTGCCAACGCCAAGGGGCCGAGAAGCTCGCCGCCTGGGCCGCCGACTTCGTGGCCGGCTAA